The Triticum aestivum cultivar Chinese Spring chromosome 7B, IWGSC CS RefSeq v2.1, whole genome shotgun sequence genome window below encodes:
- the LOC123159656 gene encoding stromal cell-derived factor 2-like protein: MAASVLALAVALLLGASSRVDHGAAAAPVSEEGLQVTYGSTVKLMHEKTKVRLHSHDVAYGSGSGQQSVTGFPEIDDSNSYWIVRPTLDSSAKQGDAVETGSIIRLQHMRTRRWLHSHLHASPLSGNLEVSCFGGDGQSDTGDYWRLEIEGKDKVWKRDQKVRLRHVDTGGYLHSHNKKYNRLGGGQQEVCGVRDKRAENIWSTAEGVYLPVDESK, translated from the exons ATGGCCGCGTCCGTCCTCGCGCTCGCCGTGGCGCTCCTCCTCGGGGCTAGCTCCCGGGTCGACCACGGCGCGGCCGCCGCCCCCGTATCGGAAGAGGGGCTCCAG GTCACCTACGGGAGCACGGTGAAGCTGATGCACGAGAAGACCAAGGTGAGGCTTCACTCGCACGACGTGGCCTACGGCTCTGGCAGCGGCCAGCAGTCCGTCACCGGCTTCCCCGAAATCGACGACTCCAATAGCTACTGG ATTGTGAGACCTACTCTTGATTCATCAGCCAAACAAGGTGATGCTGTTGAAACTGGTAGCATCATCAGGTTGCAACACATGAGGACACGGAGATGGTTACACAGCCACTTGCATGCTTCACCATTATCTGGTAACCTAGAG GTTAGCTGTTTTGGTGGGGATGGACAATCAGATACCGGTGACTATTGGAG GCTAGAAATTGAGGGAAAGGACAAGGTATGGAAGCGAGATCAGAAGGTAAGATTGCGTCATGTTGATACGGGCGGCTATCTGCACAGTCACAACAAGAAGTATAACAGGCTTGGTGGTGGGCAGCAAGAG GTCTGTGGTGTTCGAGACAAGCGAGCTGAGAATATTTGGTCGACAGCGGAGGGCGTTTATCTCCCAGTCGATGAAAGCAAGTGA